A genome region from Marinobacter panjinensis includes the following:
- a CDS encoding SCP2 sterol-binding domain-containing protein, giving the protein MSVAPIFEKLEQNFNADAAEGLDLVFQFDIEDDNNYHVIIKDGTCKSVEGTHDDPSVTLIMNSETLKGIVSGETDGMQAFMAGQLRAEGDMMLATKLGELFNMG; this is encoded by the coding sequence ATGTCTGTAGCTCCAATCTTTGAAAAGCTCGAACAGAATTTCAACGCAGACGCCGCTGAAGGCCTGGACCTGGTCTTCCAATTCGATATCGAAGACGACAATAACTATCACGTGATTATCAAGGATGGCACCTGCAAGTCCGTCGAAGGCACCCACGACGACCCTTCTGTTACGCTGATCATGAACTCCGAGACTCTCAAAGGCATCGTGTCCGGCGAAACCGATGGCATGCAGGCGTTCATGGCTGGCCAGCTGCGCGCTGAAGGCGACATGATGCTGGCAACCAAACTGGGTGAACTGTTCAACATGGGTTGA
- the dnaQ gene encoding DNA polymerase III subunit epsilon, with translation MRQIVLDTETTGIDPSEGHRIIEIGCVELMERQTTGRHYHVYINPEREVEAEAITVHGITNEFLTDKPKFSDIADEFFDFIKGAELVIHNAAFDIGFMDSEFARLKPVRKTADHCGVVDSLAIARKKHPGQKNNLDALCKRYGVDNSSRDLHGALLDAEILAEVYLLLTGGQTALSLDAAGDEAGGGGGIRRLAADRKPLDVVRASDEEASAHEEFMALLAKRAGGTVWDRLTEKE, from the coding sequence ATGAGACAGATTGTACTGGATACGGAAACCACCGGTATTGACCCGTCGGAAGGGCACCGGATCATCGAAATAGGGTGTGTGGAGCTGATGGAACGCCAGACCACCGGGCGCCACTACCACGTGTATATTAATCCGGAAAGGGAAGTTGAAGCCGAGGCTATAACCGTTCACGGCATAACCAACGAATTTCTTACCGACAAACCAAAATTCTCCGACATTGCCGACGAGTTCTTTGACTTCATCAAGGGCGCCGAACTTGTCATCCATAACGCGGCGTTTGATATTGGTTTCATGGATTCGGAATTCGCCCGCCTGAAACCGGTCCGCAAGACGGCTGATCACTGTGGCGTGGTGGATTCCCTGGCCATTGCGAGAAAGAAACACCCCGGCCAGAAGAATAACCTGGACGCGCTGTGCAAACGGTATGGCGTCGACAACAGTAGCCGGGATCTTCACGGCGCCTTGCTCGATGCTGAGATTCTCGCCGAAGTCTATCTTCTGCTGACAGGTGGTCAGACAGCACTGTCGCTGGATGCGGCTGGCGATGAGGCCGGGGGCGGGGGTGGTATCCGTCGCCTGGCAGCGGACCGAAAACCCCTTGACGTGGTCCGTGCCAGCGATGAAGAAGCGTCAGCCCATGAAGAATTTATGGCGTTGCTTGCAAAGCGGGCGGGTGGAACTGTCTGGGACAGGCTGACAGAGAAAGAGTGA
- a CDS encoding chemotaxis protein: MVQSSLATKSQSFDLVKSEIEQTIRQAESSLERFQENRESGEDLQNCVDFLNQLRGIFILVELRAGTLLCQEAVSMANDVPVGANDDKNILLTTLNSALFILRRYVEYYHQQRADHPELLLPVINDLREARKEKPYPESCFFDVDVKERPDFCAGISVPSFEGNEADYEILARRMRLTFQVALLGVLREKNEVVSKKLFGRAARGFARLCQGQPMGQMWCLVAIVADTMLDRAMGFSKARKRMLMRIEKYSREVVYVGKVATAKDAPDSLIKDLIYLLYRSGSANPEVTSVLSAFRLAPAEFPDSMLDAHARRLYGPGSDVLKSLSTALQDELNQLKDKLDIVERGIEPDLAELSSIAEALERMANTLVMLDLNQLGAMARAEAAKLRTWEEEKRLPADDELYKLADSVLGIEDAVMQIVTRGITSETDALAGGQRNREESLYLKEATYVVADEARSALTLAKRAITAFIESDYDKLHLANLPTTLHSIWGGLHMLDDAGAASVLERVAGSIQARLLDAREAPPAQVLEALADALTSLEYYIESIGKREERNADLLRLAESSLDDVGL, from the coding sequence ATGGTTCAATCGTCTCTGGCGACGAAATCACAGTCATTTGATCTGGTCAAGAGTGAGATTGAGCAGACCATAAGACAGGCAGAGTCCAGCCTGGAACGCTTTCAAGAAAATCGGGAGAGCGGTGAGGACCTGCAGAACTGTGTGGATTTTCTGAACCAGCTCCGTGGCATTTTCATTCTTGTTGAGCTGCGTGCAGGCACCTTGCTGTGCCAGGAAGCCGTCAGCATGGCGAACGACGTTCCCGTTGGCGCCAATGACGACAAGAACATACTCCTTACCACGCTCAACAGTGCGCTTTTTATTTTGCGCCGTTATGTTGAGTACTATCACCAGCAGCGTGCCGATCACCCCGAGCTTCTTTTGCCGGTCATCAATGACCTGCGGGAGGCCAGGAAGGAAAAGCCCTATCCGGAATCGTGTTTCTTCGACGTGGATGTGAAAGAGCGGCCTGATTTCTGTGCCGGGATTTCCGTGCCATCGTTTGAAGGCAACGAGGCTGACTATGAAATTCTTGCCCGCCGGATGCGCCTTACCTTTCAGGTTGCGTTGCTGGGTGTTCTCCGCGAGAAAAACGAGGTGGTCAGCAAAAAACTGTTTGGTCGCGCCGCCCGGGGCTTCGCCCGTTTATGTCAGGGGCAACCCATGGGGCAGATGTGGTGCCTGGTAGCCATTGTTGCGGATACCATGCTCGACCGCGCCATGGGGTTCAGCAAAGCCCGCAAGCGCATGTTAATGAGAATTGAAAAGTATTCCCGTGAGGTGGTTTACGTGGGCAAGGTGGCTACCGCAAAGGACGCCCCGGATTCCCTGATAAAAGACCTGATTTATCTGTTATACCGCAGCGGCTCCGCGAACCCGGAGGTAACATCCGTTCTCTCGGCGTTCCGCCTTGCACCGGCGGAATTCCCGGATTCCATGCTTGATGCTCATGCCCGCCGGCTGTATGGCCCCGGCTCGGATGTGCTCAAATCTCTGTCCACAGCCCTGCAGGACGAGCTGAATCAGCTCAAGGACAAACTGGATATTGTTGAGCGCGGCATTGAGCCGGATCTGGCTGAACTTTCCTCCATTGCCGAAGCCCTGGAGCGCATGGCGAATACGCTGGTAATGCTGGATCTGAACCAACTCGGTGCCATGGCCCGTGCAGAAGCAGCCAAGCTGCGAACCTGGGAAGAAGAAAAGCGGTTGCCGGCGGACGATGAGCTCTACAAACTGGCAGACTCCGTGCTTGGCATCGAAGATGCCGTGATGCAGATTGTGACCCGGGGCATTACCTCGGAAACCGACGCACTGGCAGGTGGGCAAAGAAACCGGGAAGAGTCCCTGTATCTGAAAGAAGCCACGTATGTGGTGGCCGATGAGGCCAGAAGCGCGCTGACTCTTGCAAAACGGGCCATTACGGCCTTTATCGAGTCCGACTACGACAAGCTCCACCTGGCCAACCTGCCGACCACTCTGCACAGCATCTGGGGCGGATTGCACATGCTCGATGATGCGGGTGCGGCATCTGTACTTGAACGCGTGGCCGGGTCCATCCAGGCGCGCCTGCTGGACGCCAGAGAGGCGCCCCCGGCCCAGGTTCTGGAAGCACTGGCGGATGCCCTCACGTCCCTCGAGTATTACATTGAAAGTATTGGCAAGCGCGAAGAGCGTAACGCCGATCTTTTACGGCTGGCAGAATCGTCGCTGGATGATGTGGGTCTATGA